In a genomic window of Streptomyces sp. SJL17-4:
- the pdxH gene encoding pyridoxamine 5'-phosphate oxidase — MREQYRTTELSAADLAPEPIAQFTRWFKETAANPAIHEPNAMIVSTATPDGRPSSRTVLLKHYDRTGFVFFTNYDSRKGRELAANPYASLLFPWHPLARQVIVTGRAERIGRDETVAYFRTRPHGSQLGAWASPQSSVIGSRAELLARYAELAARHPADAQVPVPPEWGGVRVVPDAVEFWQGHENRLHDRLRYVRESGPDGAEGETWRVERLAP, encoded by the coding sequence ATGCGCGAGCAGTACCGCACCACCGAACTGTCGGCCGCCGACCTCGCGCCCGAACCGATCGCGCAGTTCACCCGCTGGTTCAAGGAGACCGCCGCGAATCCGGCGATCCACGAGCCGAACGCGATGATCGTCTCCACGGCGACCCCCGACGGCCGCCCGTCCTCGCGCACGGTGCTCCTGAAGCACTACGACCGGACCGGCTTCGTCTTCTTCACCAACTACGACTCCCGCAAGGGCAGGGAGCTGGCGGCCAACCCGTACGCCTCGCTGCTCTTCCCCTGGCACCCGCTGGCCCGCCAGGTGATCGTCACGGGCCGCGCGGAGCGCATCGGCCGCGACGAGACGGTCGCCTACTTCCGGACCCGCCCGCACGGATCCCAACTGGGCGCCTGGGCGAGCCCGCAGTCCTCGGTGATCGGCTCGCGCGCGGAACTCCTCGCCCGGTACGCGGAGCTCGCCGCCCGCCACCCCGCCGACGCGCAGGTGCCGGTCCCGCCGGAGTGGGGCGGCGTCCGGGTCGTCCCGGACGCGGTCGAGTTCTGGCAGGGACACGAGAACCGGCTCCACGACCGGCTGCGGTACGTCCGCGAGAGCGGCCCCGACGGCGCCGAGGGCGAGACCTGGCGCGTGGAGCGGCTGGCGCCCTGA